The Amycolatopsis sp. NBC_01480 genome segment GACCACACGCACGGCGAAAGCCCCGCCGTCGCCGGGATCCGGCGGACGACGGGGCAGTCACGCAAAAAGACAGCCGGTCCCGGCGCGCGTGGGACTCACGCGCGCCGGGGCCTAGGCGTGAAAAACGAGGCGTGAAAAACTCAGCCCGCTTCGGCCCGCGGGCCGAACGAGTAGCCCTGGCCGTTGCCGGAGCCGGCCGGCTGGCCCGAGTTCGACGAGGCCGAAGCCGGCGCCGCCGATCCCCGGTCGTCGAGCTCACGCAGCTGGGACTCGAGGAATCCGCGCAGCCTCGTGCGGTACTCCCGCTCGATCGTGCGCAGCTCCTCGATCTTCTTGCCCAGAGCGCCCTTCTCGGCGTTCAGGTTGTTCATCGTCTCGGTGTACTTGCGCTGCGACTCGCGTTCCATCGTGGTCGCCTTGTCACGGGCCTGACGCTCCAGCGTCTCGGCCCGCGTGCGCGCGTCGTTCAGCATGGTCTCGGCCCGCGTGCGGGCCTCGTTGACCATCGAGTCGGACTTCGCCCGGGCATCGGAGAGCAGCTGCTCGGACTTGGTCCGCGCCTCCGCCAGCATGCCGTCGGACTCCGTCTTGGCCTCGGCGGTCAGCCGGTCGGCCATCTCCTGGGCCAGGCCGAGGACCTTGGCGGCCTGGACGTTCGGCTCGCCACTGTCACCGCCGACCATCGAATGGGCCTGTGTCTGCTCCATCGCCGAAGCGGGGGGCGGCACGGGCGCCAGCCGGCGGGAGGGCTCTTCCCGCACCGGCGGTGGACCGCTCACCTTCGCGTTCTCGAGCTCACCGCGGGTCGATTCCAGCTCGTTGTCGAGCTGTTCGACCTGCTGCCGCAGCTCGTTGTTGTCCTCGATCAACCGGGCAAGCTCGGTCTCCACCAGGTCGAGGAACGCGTCCACCTCGTCCTCGTTGTAGCCCCTCTTGCCGATGGGCGGCTTGCTGAACGCGACGTTATGCACGTCAGCGGGGGTCAACGACATCAGATCACCTCACGCACTCCATGGCCTGCAGGGTCCACCCAAGTTTCCCCGATCACCTGGGAGTTGCCAGTTGCATCGCGAAGAACACAACCAACAGCAGCACCATAATCGATAAGTCCAGTCCCATCCCGCCGATCCGAACCATCGGGATCATTCGTCTGAACAGACGAACCGGCGGGTCGGTCACTGTGTAGATGGTCTCGAGCGTGACCGCAACCCCTCCGGCGGGACGCCACTCACGCGCGAAGGTGCGCACAAGCTCGATCACGATACGCGCCGTCAAGAGCAGCCAGAAGGCGAACAGCACGTACCAGACCACCAGCCACACAGCATTCACGCGACCACTCTAGCGGGGGACCTCCGGAGAAGCCGCAGCCAGCGGCCGCGACATCCCATCGAGTCGACAAAATCACGTTCTGCTGCGCCCAGCGGTCCGGGCTGATCAGCCGCGCAGGAACAATCCGCCCTCGGCGATCCGCCGACGGTCCTCAGCCGTCACATCGACGTCCGGCGGTGAGAGAAGGAACACCTTGTTGGTGACCTTGTCCATCGAGCCCCGCAGCGCGAACGCCAGGCCCGCGGAGAAGTCGACGAGCCGCTTCGCGTCCGCGTTCTCCATCTCGGTGAGGTTGATGATCACCGGGATGCCCTCGCGGTAGTGCTCGCCGATCTGGCGCGCCTCGACGTAGCTCGTCATGTGCAGCGTCTTGATCCGGCTCAGCGCGTCGCGCGCCGGCGTCCGCACCGGCTCCGAGAGCGGGCGCAGCCGGGCGACCGGCTCGGGCTGGCGGTCGACGGCCAGCGCGCCGTGCGTGGTCGGCTCGGCCGTGACCGACCGTGACCGGGACCGCGGCGCGGGCTCGTCGTACGTGTCATCAGGCTCGCGGTACCGTGACCGGGACCGGGCCGGCGGCTCGTCGTAGGTGTCGTACTCGTCGTCGTAACCACGGCGGTACTCTTCGTCCTCGACCTCGTAGCCGTCTTCGTCTGCGGGCACCATCCCGAAGTAGGCCTTCAGCTTCTGCAGCGCGCTCATGCCTCTCCCTAGCCCTAGCCGCTCCCGCACCGTGCTACCCCACCCGGCCGCACACGAAACGTGACGGCCACGCGGACTCCCTACGGCGAGGCTAAACCGCGCCCGCCGAGCAGCGCGGTTCCGACACGCACACAGGTCGAGCCGTGCGTGATCGCCTGTTCGAGATCATGGCTCATTCCGGCGGAGACTTCTACGGCATTCGGGTGATCTTCCCGAAGCCGCCCGGATGCCTGGACCAGGCGGGCGAAGGCGCGGTCCGGGTCCTCGCCGAGGGGGGCCACAGCCATCACCCCGCGCAGTCGCAACTCCCCCACACGGGCGATGTGGTCGGCGAGCGCGGCGAGGTCGCCCAGCGGCGTCCCGCCCCGCGCGGGGTCGCCGTCGAGGCTCACCTGGATCAGCACGCCGAGCGGTTCGGCGCGCTCCCCCGCCTCCTGTGCGTTACCGACAGCCCGGCCGAGCGCGTCCGCCAGCCGGGCGGAGTCGACCGACTGGACCTCCGCCGCCCACCGGACCACGGAACGGGCCTTGTTGCGCTGGAGGCTGCCGACCATGTGCCAGCGCGGCGCCGCGTCCGGACGCAGCCGGGCCACCTCAGCCGCCTTCGGCCCGGCCTCCTGGTCGCGGTTCTCCGCGAGCTGGGTCAGGCCGAGGTCGGTGAGCAGGGCGGCGTCGGCCGCCGGGAAGGTCTTGGTGACGCCGACCAGGCGCACCTCGTCGCGGGCCCGGCCGGCGGCCGCGCAGGCGGCGACGATCCGCTCCTCGACCGATTTGAGGGAGGCGGCGAGTTCGCCGAGGCGGTCGTCGGTCATCGGACTCCCCCTCGCCGGGACGGCGTGCCCGCTGCAAGATCGGGCCGCTCGCCGGCGGCGCCACGGCGACGACCAGGGGCGATCACTCCGCCTCCAGCCAGGTGATGCCCGCGATCCGGCCGGTGGTGCCGTCGCGGCGGTAGCTGAACAGCGTCTTGTCCTCCGCGGTGCAGCGCGGGTCCACGCCGATCTTGCCGACACCGTGCTCGGCGAGCTGGCGCCACAGCCCCGCGCGCAGGTCGAGGCCCGGCGTTCCCTTGCGGGTCTTGGCCGCGCTGCCGGGCACGTGCTTCTCGACGTCCGCCGCCATCTCGGCGGGCACCTCGTAGCAGTCGCCGCAGATGGCCGGGCCCAGCAGCGCCTCGGTGCGGCCGGGTTCGGCGCCCAGCTCGCGCATCGCCGCCAGCGCCGCGGGGACCACGCCCACGCGCGCGCCGACCCGTCCGGCGTGGACCGCCGCGATGACGCCGGCCTCGGCGTCGGCCAGCAGGACCGGCACGCAGTCGGCGACCAGCACAACCAACGCGACGCCGGGTTCGGCCGTCACCAGCGCGTCGGTCGCCTCGGCCGCGGCGGTCTCGGTGCCGTCGACGATCGTCGCCGTGCGGCCGTGCACCTGCTCCATCCAGGCCAGCCGGTCTTCGGCCAGGCCCAGCTCGGTGGCCAGCCGCTTGCGGTTGGCGAACACGTTCCCGTCGTCGTCACCGACGTGGTCGCCGAGGTTGAAGCTGTCGTACGGCGGGCGGGAAGCGCCGCCCGCCCTGGTCGTGACCACTCGTCGTACTCGCACCCGGCCATCCTCCCACTGCGTCGTCTTGGACCCAGGGTCGTTTCCTGCCCAGGGGTCGCGAACGCGGCGAAGGCCACCTCGATCGGTCCGAGGTGGCCTTCGCCGCGGGAAAACGGTGCCTACCGGCGCATGAACGGCGGCACGTCGACCTCGTCGTCCGAGGGGTCGTCGTGCACCGTGGCCGGGCGGCTGGGCAGGCTGCCGCCGTTGCCGGAGCCGATCGGCGAGTAGCCGCGCGAGCTGCCGCCCGGCTGGGGCAGGCCGCCCGGCGGGGTGCCGGGCTGCGGGAGCGGCGGGTGCGTGCGCGGCGGCGCGACCGGGTAGCCGGAGCTGCTCGCGGGCGGCACCGGGGTGGCGCCCGCGGGCGGAGCCGCGGGCGGCTGCCCGTTGCCCACGTGCCCGGAGGTGGCGGTGGCCGTGCTGCCGGCCGAACGCGAGCCGAACGCAGGCGGGTCGAGCTTCTTGTGCGTCGGCGCGCCCGCGTCGAAGCCGGCCGCGATCACGGTGACCCGAACCTCGTCGCCGAGCGAGTCGTCGATGATCGTGCCGAAGATGATGTTCGCGTCCGGGTGCGCGGACTCCTGCACCAGCGAGGCGGCCTCGTTGATCTCGAACAGGCCGAGGTCGGAGCCGCCCGCGATGGACAGCAGCGCGCCGTGGGCGCCGTCCATGGACGCCTCCAGCAGCGGCGAGTTGATCGCCTTCTCCGCCGCCTGGATGGCGCGGCCCTCGCCGCGCGCCGAGCCGATGCCCATCAGCGCGGAGCCCGCGCCGGACATCACGCTCTTCACGTCGGCGAAGTCCAGGTTGATCAGGCCCGGGGTGGTGATCAGGTCGGTGATGCCCTGGACACCGGAGAGCAGCACCTCGTCGGCCGAGCGGAACGCGTCCATCAGGGACACGCCGATGTCGCCGAGCTGCAGCAGCCGGTCGTTCGGGATCACGATCAGCGTGTCGCACTCGTTGCGCAGCTGCTGGATGCCGTCCTCGGCCTGCTTGCCGCGGCGCTTGCCCTCGAAGGTGAACGGGCGGGTGACGACGCCTATGGTCAGCGCGCCCAGCTTGCGGGCGATCTGCGCGACCACGGGGGCGCCGCCGGTTCCGGTGCCACCGCCCTCGCCGGCCGTCACGAACACCATGTCGGCGCCCTTGATGACCTCTTCGATCTCTTCGCGGTGGTCCTCCGCGGCCTTCTGGCCCACTTCGGGCGCGGCGCCGGCGCCGAGGCCACGGGTGAGTTCGCGGCCGATGTCGAGCTTGACATCGGCGTCGGACATGAGCAGTGCCTGCGCGTCGGTGTTCACCGCGATGAACTCGACACCCTTGAGGCCGACCTCGATCATCCGGTTCACGGCGTTCACGCCGCCGCCGCCGATGCCGACGACCTTGATCACCGCAAGGTAGTTGTGCGGGGGCGTCATCGGGTCCGCCTTCCTGATCGTGATGTGCTCGTGCTGCCCGCCGGAGCCGCAACCCTCACCCTCAACTCGAGAATCAGAGTTATGTCAACCACCGGCGTTAGAGCAGGACGGTAGGCACCGGGCTGGCTCGAATCCAGTAGCCACGCCGTGTGCGGCAAAGGTGTTTTGCCACAACACGAACGCGGGCGCAAGAGCAGAGGCCCCGTCAGCGCAGCGCGCGTGGCCGAAAAAGCTCGTGAGTGCCTATGACGGTTCTAACCGTCATAGGCACTCACGAGCGGGTTCTCACACCGGCATCGGCAGCACCAGGACGACGTCGGACGAGGGCTTCCCGGTGGGCGAGCCGCCGGCCTGCTCGACGCTGATCCCGACCTGCTCGGCGCGGCCGAGCCCGTCGGCCACGACGAGCGAGCCGTCCGGCCCGCCGGGCAGCAGGCCGACCGGGCGCGGCGCGATCCCCGGGCCCATCAGCCAGGCCTGGTAGACGTGCCCCGCGGGGTACGGCGGCAGGCCGTCGTCCAGGAACAGCATGCGGTCGAGCTGCTTCGAGACCAGCACGGTCCCGCCGCCACCCCCGGACGCGGCCGTGTGCGCGGTCTTCACGTCCGGCGCGGCCAGCAGCTGAGACACCGGCTGATAGCGGTCGCGGACCTGGCCGAGCTGTTCCTGGGCGGTGGTCAGCCGGTCCTGGGTGTGCAGCGCGATCCCGCCGAACACCCCGGCGAGGGCGAGGCCGACGACCGCGGCGGCCGCGGCGATGCCCAGCGCCCAGCGGCGGTGGGCCCGCGGCTTCCCGGCCGGCTCCGGCGCGGTGGCGGGCGGGAGCTGGCGCGTGGTGCGCATGGCGGCGAGCACGCGGTCCTTCATCTCGGGCGGCGGCTCCTCGGCCATCGCCGCGCCGAGCCGTCCCGCGGTCGCCAGCAGCTCGCGGACCTCCTGCGCGCAGGCCTCGCACTGCACGAGGTGACGGCGGAACTGCGCGCGCTCGACATCCGACAGAGCGTCGAGCGCGTACGCCCCGGTCAACATGTGCAAGTCCGGCGTGGTCATGCCGTCCCCCCCAGGCAGTCGCGCAGCCGGATCAGCCCGTCGCGCATCCTCGTCTTGATCGTCCCCTGCGGCGCCGCCAGCACGTCGGCGACCTCGCGGTAGGTGTAGCCCTGGTAGTAGGCCAGCAGCACGGACTCGCGCTGCAGCTCGGTGAGGAATTTCAGGCATCGCCGCACCTGCGAGCGCTCCAGGCTCGCGGTGGCTGACTCGGCCACCTCGTCGAACGGGCGCTCCCTGGCCGCTTCGAAGGTCGCCTTCTGCTCGCGTTCGGTGCTCGCCCGGGCCGAGCGCACCCGGTCGACGGCCCGGCGGTGCGCCAGGGTCATCGCCCAGTTCAGCGCGCTGCCCTTGTCCGCGTTGTAGCGGGTGGCCGTCTTCCACAGCTCGATCAGGACCTCCTGGGTCACCTCCTCGGACTGCGCGGGATCGCGCACGATCCGCCGGACCAGGCCGTAAACCGGGCCGGACAGCTGTGCGTAGAGCAGCTCGAACGCGCGCTCGTCGCCCTTGGCGACGCGGCCCATCAGCTCCTCGGGCGTGGGTGCCGGAGCTTCGCCGGACGCCGGGGGCACGGCGGCCACCCGGCGCGGGCGGGCGGTCTCATCCATTCAGCTGTCCTCCGGAGTTCTACGGGGTCCGGGCGGCGATCGCCGCCTTGCGCCGCCACAGCGTGATGCCGTGCCGGCGGATCAGAGCCGAAACCCGCTGCGGTTGCAGCGGCCGGCCGAGCACCACCCGCGCGAGCGAGCGGGCGTCCACAGGCCGCCGAACCCCTCGCAGCGTAGCGACCAAAGGTGTCGTTTCGCCCCGATGCAGCGCCACGGTCAGGTCGAGCAGCGCTTCCGGGCGCGGCAGGCGCATCCGGTACTGGCCGTCCAGCTGCTGGAACGGGGACACGTAGAACTCCTTGTCCACAGTGGACCGGCCGTCGGCGCCGGGGCGCAGCAGGTAGGCGTGGCGGCCGCCGTAGGTGTTGTGCACCTCGGCGACCACGCACTCGAGCGCGCCGTCCGGGATGTGGCACCAGTAGACGGTGATCGGGTTGAACACGTAGCCCAGCACGCGCGCGGAGGCCAGCATGGTGACCGGACCGCCGCGCAGGTCCACGCCGCGCCGCGCGAGCCAGTCGTCCAATTTGGACCGGATGGTCCCGCTGTCGCCCGGCGCGAAGTGGTCGCGGGCGTCGAACCGGGCGAACGGCCGGAGCCACCACGGCAGCCGCGGGAGCCGGTCGAGATCGGTGTGCCACAAGTACATCCGGTGCGCGAAGGCGTGGGGCGGGTCCGCGGTCCGGACGTGCCCGACCGTGGCGTCGTAAAGATTGGTGTTGTGCAGGACTGTGGTCACCAGGTCACCCCGAAGCTCTCCGCGGCCCGCAGCCCGGACGAGCAGCCGTCCTCGTGGAAGCCCCAGCCGTGGTAGGCGCCGGCGAAGGCGACCACCCCGTCGTTCAGGGTGACCAGTTTGCGTTGCGCGGCAACGGATTCCGGCGTGTATACCGGGTGCTCGTAGTCCATCTTCGCGACCACCGAGCCGGCCGACGGTGCGGCGTGCGGGTTCAGCGTGACGACGTAGCCCTCGGGCTCGTCGAGGCGCATGAGCCGGTTCATGTCGTAGCTGATCTGCACGGCGTCGCTGTCCGCGCCGCACACCGGCGTGCGGTAGTTCCAGCCGGCCCGCGCGGCCGCGACGGAAGGCAGCACGCTGGTGTCGGTGTGCAGCCAGGCCTCGTTGCGGGAGTAGCGGAACGCGCCGAGCACGTCCTGCTCCGCCGGGGTCGGCTGGCCCAGCAGCCGCAGCGCCTGGTCGGCGTGCGTCGCGATGACCACGTGGTCGACGCGGTGCGGCGTGTCGGCGTCGTCGCGGATCTCGACGCCGCGGGCGGTCCTGGTCACCGAGCGCACCGGCGTGGACAGGTGCACGGCGGTCAGCTGCTTGGCCGCCAGCTCGACGTACTCGCGCGAGCCGCCGACGACCGTGCGCCAGGTCGGGGAGTTCTTCACCGAGAGCAGGCCGTGGTTGCGCAGGAACTCGAACAGGTAGCGGGCCGGGTACTGCAGCGTGTCCATCCGGTCGGCGGACCAGACCGTGGACACCAGCGGCAGCACGAAGTGGTCGACGAAGTAGGCCGGGTAGCCGCCGATGGCCAGGAACGCGCCCAGCGTGACGTCACCGACGTCCGGCCGCGACAGCAGCCGCGCCGCGTGCCGGTGGAAGCGCTTGACCTCGACGAGCATCCGCAGGTACCGCGGGTCGGCGACGTTGCGCCGCTGGGCGAACAGGCCGCGCAGGCCCTTCGCGCCGGCGTACTGCAGGCCGCAGCCGTCGCAGCGGATGCTCATCGACATCTCGGTCTCCTGCGTCCGCACGCCCAGCTCGCCGAACAGCCGCAGCAGCGTGGGATAGGTGTGCTCGTTGTGGACGATGAAGCCGGAGTCCACCCCGATCGTGCCGCCGTGCGCGCTCGGCACGTCGTGGGTGTGCGCGTGCCCGCCGAGCCGGTCGTCCGCTTCGAACAGCAGGACCTCGTGGCGGCGCTGCAGCAGGTAGGCGGCGGTGAGGCCGGCCACGCCGCTGCCGATGACGGCGATGCGTTGTCCAGTGGTGTGGTGCACGTCGGGGATTCGGCGCTGCCCCGACGGGGGATGGGTGCTGGCGGGTTCCGGATTTCCGACCCATCCGCCCGCCCGCCGGCCGCGAATCCCCGGTATGCCGAAAAGCTCCGCGACCCGTCTGGCCGCCTTCGCCGAACGACTGCTCGGCACCGGGCTCCCGATCGCCGTCCGCACCTGGGACGGCGAACGCGTGGGCCCGCCCGGCCCGGCGGTGGTCCTGAAGAACCGCCGCGCACTGCGGTGGCTGCTGTACTCACCCGGCGAGCTGGGCCTCGCCCGCGCGTACGTGTCCGGTGACCTGGACGTGGAGGGCGACCTCACCGAAGGGTTCCGGCGGATCTGGGCGCTGACCCGCGCGGGCGAGCTGCGCCGGGTCAAGCTCGCGCCGCGCGACTGGGCGGAAGCGGTCTCGCTGGCCGCCCGGCTCGGTGTCGCCGGCCTCCCGCCGAGGCCGCCCGCGGAGGAGGCTCGGCTGACCGGCGTCCTGCACAGCCTGCGGCGCGACCGCTCCGCCATCGCCCACCACTACGACCTGTCCAACGCCTTCTACCAGCTGCTGATGGACGAGTCGATGGCCTACTCGTCGGCGTACTGGACCTCGGACGAGCCCGGCTACACCCTCGCGCAGGCCCAGCACGACAAGCTGGAGATGATCTGCCAGAAGCTCGGCCTGCGGCCCGGCATGCGGCTGCTCGACGTCGGCTGCGGCTGGGGCTCGCTGCTCGTCCACGCGGCGAAGCACCACGGCGTGGAGGCGGTGGGCGTGTCGCTCTCGGCCGAGCAGGTGCAGCACGTGCAGGCGCGGCTGGCGCAGCACGACCTGACCGGCCGCGTCGAGGTGCGGCAGCAGGACTACCGGGAGGTGGCCGACGAGCCGTTCGACGCCGTCGCGTCCATCGAGATGGGCGAGCACGTCGGCGAGGCGAACTACCCGGAGTACACCCGGATGCTGTTCCGCCTGCTCAAACCGACCGGAAGGCTGCTGCTGCAACAGATGTCGCGCGGCGCGGTGGCGCCCGGCGGCGGCGCGTTCATCGAGCGCTACATCGCGCCGGACATGACCATGCGCCCGCTGAGCCGCACACTGGGCCACGTGGAGAAAGCCGGCTTCGAGATCCGTGACGTGCACGCGATGCGCGAGCACTACGTCCCGACGGTGCGAGCGTGGCTCGAAACGCTCGAAGAGAACTGGGACCGGGCCGTCGCGCTGATCGGCGAGGCCGGGGCGCGCGTGTGGCGGCTGTACCTGGTCGGCGGCGCGCTCGCGTTCGAGGAGAACCGGATGGGCGTGGACCAGATCCTCGCCGTGCGCTCCTCGGCGGACGGCGAAAGCGGCCTGCCCGCCACGCGGGAATGGCGGTGATCGGGCTCGGCGCGCTCGTCGCGATCACCGCCGGCGTCACGCTGGTCGCGGCGACCGCGACGTTCGGCGTGGCCCGGCTGCGCAGGCGCTACGACACCGTCGACACGTTCTGGGGACTCGGTTTCGCGATCATCGCGGCGGTCGCGTTCCCGTTCGGCAGCGGGCCGCTTTCGCTGCGGCTGGTGACGGCGGCGCTGACCGTGGTGTGGGGTGTGCGGCTCGCCGTCCACCTGCACCTGCGCAACCACGGCAAGCCCGAGGACCCGCGGTACGCGCGGATGGTGGAGCGCGCCGGGGACCGCGCGGCCGGGCGGCTGTTCGTGCGCGTTTACCTGTTCCAGGCGGTGGTCCTCTGGTTCGTCTCGCTGCCCGTGCAGTTCGCGATGTACGGCGACGGGCTCGGGGTGCTGGGCTGGATCGGCGTGGCCGTCTGGCTGATCGGCTTCGCCTTCGAAACGATTGGCGACGTCCAGCTGCGCCGTTTCAAGGCCGACCCGGCCAGCCGCGGTCAGGTGCTCGACACCGGGCTCTGGCGCTACACCCGGCACCCGAACTACTTCGGTGACGCCTGCGTCTGGTGGGGCCTCTACCTGCTGGCCTGCTCGACCTGGCCGGGCGCGGCCACCGTGCTCTCCCCCGTCGTGATGACCTTCACGCTCGCCCGCGGCACCGGGAAACCCATGCTGGAGAAGGGAATGCAGCACACCCGGCCCGGCTACGCGCGTTACGTCGAGCGGACGAGCGGCTTCTTCCCCCTCCCGCCGAAGCGGCTCACTCCCCGGTGAGCCCGTCGGTCAGCTCGCGCAGCAGATCGAGGTGGCCCAGGTGCCGCCCGGTCTCCTCGATCATGTGCGCCACGACCCAGCGGACCGTCAGCGGCTCCCGTTCCTTGAACACCACCGTGTCGTCGAACGCCCGCGCGGCCACGATCTCCCGGCACAGGGCCGTTTCCGCCTGGTAGTCCGCGATCAGCCGCTCGATCGGGGTGCGGTGGGCGGCGCGGAACTCGGCGTCCGGGTCAAGCTCGAGGGCGTCGGCCCATTCGTCGGGCTGACCGTCGAGCACGATGCGGAACCAGTAGTTCTCCACCAGGGTCAGGTGGCCGAGCAACCCGGCGATGGTGGTCAGCTCACTCGGCACCAGCGAGCGGCGGGCCTGCTCGTCGGTGAGGCCGGAGCACTTCCAGACCACGCTGGCCCGCAGGAAGTCGAGGAAGCCGGTGAGCTGCGTGCGCTCGTCGCCGGCCATGGGCGGATCGGGCCGCTCGGGCGGTTTGGCGGACAGGGGTTCAGCGGACAGTGGTTCGGTGGACAGGGGTTCGGTGGACAGAGACTGGGCGGCCGGGTCGGTCGTTTCGGTCATGTCAGCAGTCTGCCGCACGGGTACGACAGATTTTCCGAGATAACTTGCGCACAATGTAGTTGCGCGCTACCTTTACCGCAGACCTTACGGAAGAACCCACGAGGAGGCACCATGCCCAGCCGCGACGCGACCACCCACTGGACCGGCGGACTGCAGAAGGGCCAGGGCGAGGTCACGCTCGACTCGTCCAACGCGGGCACGTTCAACGTGTCCTTCCCGACCCGCGCCGGCAACCCGGACGGCCAGACCAGCCCGGAAGAGCTGATCGCCGCCGCGCACTCCTCGTGCCTGGCGATGAACCTGTCCGGCGTGCTGGAGTCGCAGAAGCTGGAGGCGGAGTCCATCGACGTCTCGGCCGAGGTCACCCTCGGCCCGGCCCAGGGCGGCGGCTTCGAGATCAGCGGCATCGCGATCACCCTGCGCGCCAAGCTGGACGGCGTGACCGCGGAGCAGTTCGCGGAGCTGGCCTCCACCGCCGAGAAGACCTGCCCGGTGTCGAAGGCCCTGTCCGGCACCACGATCACCCTGGACGCGGCGCTCGCCTGACGTCCGACCGCGAAAGGCCCTCTCGCCCGATGGACGAGAGGGCCTTTCGCGCTGTCCGAAGTGGACTTTTACCAACCGGCGGAAGCCTTGGCGGACAGGGTTTCACGCCGGGTTGATCAGCCGCCGAAGGCCGCGACGTTCGCCACCGCCCACTCGGCATAGGTGATCCCGGGACGGCCCAGCAGCTCTTCGACCACCCCGGTCGGCGCCTGCCGGTGTTCGAGCGATCCCGCGAACCCGTCGAGCAGCCAGTCCGCGACCTGCTCGGGGAACCCGTGCGCCACCCATTCGGCACGCTGCTCCTCACGGGTCAGCTCGACGAACGGCACCTCCCGCCCCAGCGCCGCCCCGATCGCCGCGGCCATCTCCCGCTGCGTGACCGACTGCGGTCCACTGAGGACGTACGTCTCACCGGAATGCCCGGTCGTGACCAGGACATGCGCGGCAACAGCGGCGATGTCGCGCAGGTCGATCGGCGTCTGGGTCGCGTCGCCGTACGCCGTGCGCACCACCCCGGACTCGCGGACCGAGCCCGCCCAGCCGAGTGTGTTGTTCATGAACATGCCCGGCCGCAGGAAGGTCCAGTCGAAGTCCGCGGCCGCCACCGCCTTCTCGACAGCCGCGAACCCGTGCCCACTCGAGCCCTCGTGCTCCTGGCCGACGCTACTGCCGGACAGCGCGACCACCCGCCGGATCCCCGCCTCGGCGGCCAGCTCGCAGAACCGGGTGACCGTGCGGGCCATCGGCGCGAGGTAAACCGCCTCGACCCCCTTCAGCGCCACCGGCAGCGTCGACGGCCGCGCCAGCGACCCGACCACCACCTCGACCCCTTCGGGCAGCGCCGCCCGCTCCGGGTCGACGGTCAGCGCACGCACCTCGACGCCTCGTTCCACCAGCGCGTCCACCACCAGCCGCCCGACGTTGCCGGTCGCACCCGTTACCAGGATCGTCATGCGGTCCCCTTTCTAGTATGACGTACGGACTAGAACACCGTACGCTATACGGAGAACAGGGTGCCAGTGGGAAAACTCAGGAGCTGATGGTCGGCAGCTCCGGCGCCGAGACGTCGTAGACCTTGCCCGGCTGGGTGAGCAGGGCGGCGAGCACCTCGGCCTTGCGGTCGGCCTTCCCGGCGTCGCCCCAGCGGACGGTCTGGCCGCCGGCCAGGGTGAACTCGACGCTGGCGGGCGTCTGCGCGGTGGCCGTGGTGACCTGCTTGAGCATGGCCTGCGGGATCACGCCGAGCACCGCCGTCACCGCGCGGGTCACCGGGTCGTCCGCGGAGACCTTGGGCAGCTTCAGCTCGGGCAGGCCCGCCGGCCGGGTCTTGACCGTCTTGAACACGACGCCGCCGCCGTCGACGAGGTGGAAGCCGTCGCCGCCCGGGCCGCTGTCGAAGAACGCGATCGCCGTCCGCTCGGTCACCGCGATCTCCACGGTGCTGGGCCACGAGCGCGACACGTCCACGGTCGCGATGCCGGACATCGCCGCCACCCGGTCGCGGATCGCGTCGACGTCCACCCGCAGCATCGGCTTGTCGGCCGGGACCGCCGCGGTCGCCCGGATCTGGTCCGCCGACACCTGTTTCGCGCCCTGCACCGCGACGTCCTTCACGCCGAGCAGCGAGCTGAAGAACAGGAAGTACACCAGCGCGACGAGGGTGAGCACCGAAAGCAGCGCCACCCAGCGCCGGCGGATCTCCGCGCGCCGGGTGGGCCGGACGCGCTTCGCCGAAGCCGGGGCCGGGGCAGTCGAACGCGGCGAGCGGCTCGACCGCGTACGGCGCCGCTCCTCTTCCGAACGCCGGCCCCGCCGCTCCCGCGCCAGGGCAGCCCGGTCCCGCTCGCCCTGCTCGGACTCGGGCGGCCGGCGGTGCTCGCGGGTCGGGCTCATGCG includes the following:
- a CDS encoding anti-sigma factor — translated: MTTPDLHMLTGAYALDALSDVERAQFRRHLVQCEACAQEVRELLATAGRLGAAMAEEPPPEMKDRVLAAMRTTRQLPPATAPEPAGKPRAHRRWALGIAAAAAVVGLALAGVFGGIALHTQDRLTTAQEQLGQVRDRYQPVSQLLAAPDVKTAHTAASGGGGGTVLVSKQLDRMLFLDDGLPPYPAGHVYQAWLMGPGIAPRPVGLLPGGPDGSLVVADGLGRAEQVGISVEQAGGSPTGKPSSDVVLVLPMPV
- a CDS encoding YggS family pyridoxal phosphate-dependent enzyme, with amino-acid sequence MTDDRLGELAASLKSVEERIVAACAAAGRARDEVRLVGVTKTFPAADAALLTDLGLTQLAENRDQEAGPKAAEVARLRPDAAPRWHMVGSLQRNKARSVVRWAAEVQSVDSARLADALGRAVGNAQEAGERAEPLGVLIQVSLDGDPARGGTPLGDLAALADHIARVGELRLRGVMAVAPLGEDPDRAFARLVQASGRLREDHPNAVEVSAGMSHDLEQAITHGSTCVRVGTALLGGRGLASP
- a CDS encoding YggT family protein is translated as MWLVVWYVLFAFWLLLTARIVIELVRTFAREWRPAGGVAVTLETIYTVTDPPVRLFRRMIPMVRIGGMGLDLSIMVLLLVVFFAMQLATPR
- the ftsZ gene encoding cell division protein FtsZ; the encoded protein is MTPPHNYLAVIKVVGIGGGGVNAVNRMIEVGLKGVEFIAVNTDAQALLMSDADVKLDIGRELTRGLGAGAAPEVGQKAAEDHREEIEEVIKGADMVFVTAGEGGGTGTGGAPVVAQIARKLGALTIGVVTRPFTFEGKRRGKQAEDGIQQLRNECDTLIVIPNDRLLQLGDIGVSLMDAFRSADEVLLSGVQGITDLITTPGLINLDFADVKSVMSGAGSALMGIGSARGEGRAIQAAEKAINSPLLEASMDGAHGALLSIAGGSDLGLFEINEAASLVQESAHPDANIIFGTIIDDSLGDEVRVTVIAAGFDAGAPTHKKLDPPAFGSRSAGSTATATSGHVGNGQPPAAPPAGATPVPPASSSGYPVAPPRTHPPLPQPGTPPGGLPQPGGSSRGYSPIGSGNGGSLPSRPATVHDDPSDDEVDVPPFMRR
- the pgeF gene encoding peptidoglycan editing factor PgeF, producing MRVRRVVTTRAGGASRPPYDSFNLGDHVGDDDGNVFANRKRLATELGLAEDRLAWMEQVHGRTATIVDGTETAAAEATDALVTAEPGVALVVLVADCVPVLLADAEAGVIAAVHAGRVGARVGVVPAALAAMRELGAEPGRTEALLGPAICGDCYEVPAEMAADVEKHVPGSAAKTRKGTPGLDLRAGLWRQLAEHGVGKIGVDPRCTAEDKTLFSYRRDGTTGRIAGITWLEAE
- a CDS encoding cell division protein SepF; the protein is MSALQKLKAYFGMVPADEDGYEVEDEEYRRGYDDEYDTYDEPPARSRSRYREPDDTYDEPAPRSRSRSVTAEPTTHGALAVDRQPEPVARLRPLSEPVRTPARDALSRIKTLHMTSYVEARQIGEHYREGIPVIINLTEMENADAKRLVDFSAGLAFALRGSMDKVTNKVFLLSPPDVDVTAEDRRRIAEGGLFLRG
- the wag31 gene encoding DivIVA-like cell division protein Wag31, yielding MSLTPADVHNVAFSKPPIGKRGYNEDEVDAFLDLVETELARLIEDNNELRQQVEQLDNELESTRGELENAKVSGPPPVREEPSRRLAPVPPPASAMEQTQAHSMVGGDSGEPNVQAAKVLGLAQEMADRLTAEAKTESDGMLAEARTKSEQLLSDARAKSDSMVNEARTRAETMLNDARTRAETLERQARDKATTMERESQRKYTETMNNLNAEKGALGKKIEELRTIEREYRTRLRGFLESQLRELDDRGSAAPASASSNSGQPAGSGNGQGYSFGPRAEAG